Proteins encoded together in one Pseudomonas sp. Seg1 window:
- a CDS encoding HlyD family secretion protein, whose product MTNMPTLEPDLAVPVKTKPPLLKRLLIPGIGLIALVFATVYAVHWWGAGRFLEETDDAYIGGDVTVIGPKVAGYIEEVLVSDNQHVKAGDVLIRLDARDYRANLAKAEGAVAAEEALLANLDATEQLQQAVIGQARAGIDAAGAETARSRDDNARYKRLVTTNAVSVESAQRADATFKTAQALSARAQAELLAAQRQLAVIDTQKQQARAALQQARAERDLAQLNLGYTELRAPVDGVIGNRRARVGAYAQAGSQQLSVVPASGLWVDANFKEDQLARMKPGLRVSIRADVLAGQEFHGRLDSLAPATGSQFSVLPPENATGNFTKIVQRVPVRILLDPADGVLGHLRPGLSVTAEVDTRAQPETSAVAVAP is encoded by the coding sequence ATGACCAACATGCCCACCCTCGAACCTGACCTCGCTGTCCCGGTCAAGACTAAACCGCCGCTGCTTAAACGCTTGTTGATTCCCGGCATCGGTTTGATCGCGCTGGTGTTTGCCACGGTGTATGCCGTGCACTGGTGGGGCGCCGGGCGTTTTCTCGAGGAAACCGACGATGCCTACATCGGTGGCGACGTCACAGTGATCGGGCCGAAAGTCGCCGGTTACATCGAAGAGGTGCTGGTCAGCGACAACCAACACGTCAAGGCTGGCGATGTTTTGATCCGCCTCGACGCCCGCGACTATCGCGCCAACCTCGCCAAAGCCGAGGGCGCGGTGGCTGCCGAAGAGGCGCTGCTGGCCAACCTCGACGCCACCGAGCAACTTCAGCAAGCGGTGATCGGTCAGGCCCGCGCCGGCATCGATGCGGCAGGTGCCGAAACCGCGCGCTCGCGGGACGACAACGCTCGCTACAAACGTCTGGTGACCACCAATGCCGTCTCGGTAGAAAGCGCCCAACGCGCCGACGCCACTTTCAAAACCGCCCAAGCCTTGAGCGCCCGCGCCCAGGCTGAATTGCTCGCCGCACAACGCCAACTCGCAGTGATCGATACGCAAAAACAACAGGCCCGCGCCGCCCTCCAGCAAGCGCGCGCCGAACGCGATCTGGCGCAGCTGAACCTCGGCTACACCGAACTGCGCGCGCCGGTTGACGGCGTGATCGGCAACCGCCGCGCACGGGTCGGCGCCTACGCGCAGGCCGGCTCGCAACAACTGTCGGTGGTGCCGGCCAGCGGTTTGTGGGTCGATGCCAACTTCAAGGAAGACCAATTGGCGCGGATGAAACCCGGCCTGCGCGTGAGCATCCGCGCCGACGTGCTGGCCGGCCAGGAATTCCATGGCCGCCTCGACAGCCTCGCCCCGGCCACCGGCTCGCAGTTCAGCGTACTGCCGCCAGAAAACGCCACCGGCAACTTCACCAAAATCGTCCAGCGCGTACCCGTGCGCATCCTCCTCGACCCGGCCGATGGCGTGCTCGGCCACTTGCGTCCGGGCCTGTCGGTGACCGCCGAAGTCGACACCCGCGCCCAGCCTGAAACCAGTGCTGTGGCCGTCGCACCATGA
- a CDS encoding DHA2 family efflux MFS transporter permease subunit, with protein sequence MSATLAAPAQPFNAADMTTATKVFAFATMCIGMFIALLDIQIVSASLRDIGGGLSAGTDETAWVQTSYLIAEIIVIPLSGWLSRVFSTRWLFCASAVGFTLASLLCGVAWNIQSMIAFRALQGFLGGSMIPLVFTTAFFFFTGKQRVIAAATIGAVASLAPTLGPVIGGWITDISSWHWLFYINLVPGIFVAVAVPMLVKIDQPELSLLKGADYLSMVFLALFLGCLEYTLEEGPRWNWFSDQTILTTAWISGLAGLAFIGRTLHVANPIVDLRALKDRNFALGCFFSFVTGIGLFATIYLTPLFLGRVRGYSALDIGLAVFSTGVFQIMAIPLYAFLANRMDLRWIMMIGLGLFAVSMWEFSPITHDWGAGQLMLPQALRGIAQQLAVPPAVTLTLGGLAPARLKHASGLFNLMRNLGGAIGIAACATILNDRTNLHFTRLAEHLNSSNEALNQWLTQVGGNLATLGQIGDIGVTASLRQLWLLTYREAQTQTYGDTFLMIMVCFVIATAMVPLMRKVQPPAAPSADAH encoded by the coding sequence ATGAGTGCTACCCTCGCCGCTCCCGCGCAGCCGTTCAACGCGGCGGACATGACCACCGCGACCAAGGTGTTCGCCTTCGCGACGATGTGCATCGGCATGTTCATTGCGCTGCTGGATATCCAGATCGTCTCGGCGTCGTTGCGTGATATCGGCGGCGGCCTCTCCGCCGGCACCGACGAAACCGCGTGGGTGCAGACCAGTTACCTGATCGCCGAAATCATCGTGATTCCGCTGTCGGGCTGGTTGTCGCGAGTGTTCTCCACGCGCTGGCTGTTCTGCGCCTCAGCGGTGGGTTTCACCCTCGCCAGCCTGCTCTGCGGCGTGGCCTGGAACATCCAGAGCATGATCGCCTTCCGCGCACTGCAAGGTTTTCTCGGCGGTTCGATGATTCCGCTGGTGTTCACCACGGCATTCTTTTTCTTCACCGGCAAACAACGGGTGATTGCTGCGGCGACCATCGGCGCGGTGGCGTCGTTGGCACCGACACTGGGCCCGGTGATCGGCGGCTGGATCACCGATATTTCCTCGTGGCACTGGCTGTTCTACATCAACCTGGTGCCAGGGATTTTCGTCGCCGTGGCGGTGCCGATGCTGGTGAAAATCGATCAGCCGGAACTGTCGCTGCTCAAGGGCGCGGATTACCTGAGCATGGTGTTTCTCGCACTGTTTCTCGGCTGCCTGGAATACACCCTCGAAGAAGGCCCGCGCTGGAACTGGTTCAGTGACCAGACCATCCTGACCACCGCGTGGATCAGCGGCCTGGCGGGATTGGCTTTCATCGGCCGCACCTTGCACGTGGCCAATCCGATCGTCGATCTGCGCGCATTGAAGGACCGCAATTTCGCCCTCGGCTGCTTCTTTTCGTTCGTCACCGGGATTGGCCTGTTCGCGACGATTTATCTGACGCCGCTGTTTCTCGGGCGGGTGCGCGGCTACAGCGCGCTGGACATTGGTCTCGCGGTTTTCTCCACCGGGGTGTTCCAGATCATGGCGATTCCGCTGTATGCCTTTCTGGCCAATCGCATGGATTTGCGCTGGATCATGATGATCGGCCTGGGCTTGTTCGCGGTGTCGATGTGGGAGTTCAGCCCGATCACCCACGATTGGGGCGCGGGGCAATTGATGCTGCCGCAAGCCTTGCGCGGGATTGCCCAGCAATTGGCGGTGCCGCCGGCCGTGACGTTGACGTTGGGTGGGTTGGCGCCAGCCCGTCTGAAGCATGCGTCGGGCTTATTCAACCTGATGCGCAACCTCGGTGGTGCGATCGGGATTGCCGCGTGCGCGACCATTCTCAATGATCGCACCAACCTGCATTTCACTAGGTTGGCCGAACACCTGAACAGCAGCAATGAGGCGCTGAATCAGTGGCTGACGCAGGTCGGCGGCAACCTCGCGACGCTGGGCCAGATTGGTGATATTGGCGTCACCGCCAGCCTGCGCCAGTTATGGCTGCTGACCTACCGCGAGGCGCAAACGCAAACCTACGGCGACACCTTTCTGATGATTATGGTGTGCTTCGTCATCGCCACGGCAATGGTGCCCTTGATGCGCAAGGTACAACCACCGGCCGCGCCGAGTGCCGACGCACATTAA
- a CDS encoding ShlB/FhaC/HecB family hemolysin secretion/activation protein gives MPYSLCAASRRRSTRCPLLSAFVLSVCASSLEAAEPVAPGQEVLRQQQQQQRDLQQLQLEQRKRQLERGSFGPAPATPTMPQTVAPDERCWPLSGTRIGGVTLINSDKLNARIKPLLAPCMGVGQINHLLATITAIYVEKGYIASRPYLASAPAAGQSLDIMVDEGYIESIELADQSLPVSLGGAFPGMLGGPLNLRDLEQGLDQLNRLRSVDLTADIAPGSQPGASRIILRSRTSGQSRWALNAGFDNLGSASTGRDRDTLSLSLDSPLELNDLLSLSASDTLNQGDRYSRNASLYYAIPYGYWTYSVFASHAEYRAPFKLPSTTFHSTGITDQVSLRADRVLWRDQSRQLSANLQLAHKDVDSYLENVRLGIQSPTLTVAEAGLNLFWLDRAVWNLDVNYAQGLRWFGADDDSRQQINNLPKAQFHKYRASLSQWRNGQFGAQTWQWQSQLNLQYSPDPLPAIEQLLGTDDSAVRGYRVSSASGASGAIWRNTLRLPLRSEWPVQMTPRIGLDHGYIKADHGAQGQRLSSASVGLNLGWKNFSVDVDYQRALNTPNGLQHEPETWLMRVGLQI, from the coding sequence GTGCCGTATTCGCTTTGCGCTGCTTCTCGTCGTCGTTCCACGCGTTGCCCGCTGTTGTCGGCCTTTGTGTTGAGTGTGTGTGCCTCCTCGCTTGAAGCTGCCGAACCTGTCGCGCCGGGCCAGGAAGTGTTGCGCCAGCAGCAACAGCAACAGCGCGATCTGCAACAACTGCAACTGGAACAAAGAAAGCGCCAACTGGAACGCGGCTCGTTCGGTCCGGCACCTGCCACGCCGACGATGCCGCAAACCGTCGCCCCCGATGAACGCTGCTGGCCGTTGAGCGGCACGCGTATCGGCGGCGTGACGCTGATCAACAGCGACAAACTCAACGCACGCATCAAACCGCTGCTGGCACCGTGCATGGGCGTCGGCCAGATCAATCATCTGCTCGCCACCATCACCGCGATCTACGTGGAGAAGGGCTACATCGCCAGCCGCCCGTATCTGGCAAGCGCTCCGGCGGCAGGCCAATCGCTCGACATCATGGTCGACGAGGGCTACATCGAGTCCATCGAACTGGCCGATCAGAGTCTGCCGGTGTCGCTGGGCGGTGCGTTCCCGGGGATGCTTGGCGGGCCGCTGAACCTGCGTGATCTGGAGCAAGGCCTCGACCAGTTGAACCGCCTGCGTTCTGTCGATCTGACCGCCGACATCGCCCCCGGCAGTCAGCCCGGCGCCTCGCGGATCATTCTGCGTTCACGCACCTCCGGGCAGTCGCGCTGGGCCTTGAATGCGGGGTTCGACAACCTCGGCAGCGCCAGCACCGGGCGCGACCGCGATACGCTCAGCCTGAGCCTCGACAGCCCGCTGGAACTCAACGACCTGTTGAGCCTCAGCGCCAGTGACACCTTGAATCAGGGTGATCGTTACAGTCGCAACGCCAGCCTGTATTACGCGATTCCCTACGGCTACTGGACCTACAGCGTATTCGCCAGCCACGCCGAATACCGCGCGCCGTTCAAACTGCCAAGCACGACTTTTCACAGCACCGGCATCACCGACCAGGTCAGCCTGCGCGCCGACCGTGTGTTGTGGCGCGACCAGAGCCGGCAGCTCAGCGCCAACCTGCAATTGGCGCACAAGGACGTCGACAGCTATCTGGAAAACGTGCGGCTGGGCATTCAGAGCCCGACCCTGACCGTGGCCGAAGCCGGGCTCAATCTGTTCTGGCTCGACCGTGCGGTGTGGAACCTCGACGTCAACTACGCCCAGGGCCTGCGCTGGTTCGGCGCCGATGACGACTCGCGGCAGCAGATCAACAACCTGCCCAAGGCGCAGTTCCACAAGTACCGCGCCAGCCTCAGTCAGTGGCGCAATGGTCAGTTCGGCGCGCAGACCTGGCAGTGGCAGAGCCAACTGAATTTGCAGTACAGCCCGGACCCGTTGCCGGCCATCGAACAACTGCTCGGCACCGACGATTCGGCAGTACGCGGCTATCGCGTCAGCAGCGCGTCCGGGGCCAGCGGCGCGATCTGGCGCAACACATTGCGGCTGCCGTTGCGCAGCGAGTGGCCTGTGCAGATGACGCCGCGTATCGGCCTCGACCACGGCTATATCAAGGCCGATCACGGCGCTCAGGGCCAACGCCTGAGCAGTGCCAGTGTCGGGCTGAATCTGGGCTGGAAAAACTTCAGTGTCGATGTCGATTACCAGCGTGCACTCAACACGCCGAACGGTCTGCAACATGAGCCTGAAACCTGGCTGATGCGCGTCGGTTTGCAAATATGA
- a CDS encoding carboxymuconolactone decarboxylase family protein — MKARTDFYTASPDAMKAMIALETAVSKLPLEKTLIELVKLRASQINGCAFCIDMHTADAIKGGETPRRLFAVTAWREAPFFSERERAALLWTESLTQLSLTHAPDEDYDVVAAQFTPKEMVDLTVAISTINSWNRLAVGFRKTPQI, encoded by the coding sequence ATGAAAGCTCGTACCGATTTCTACACCGCTTCCCCGGACGCCATGAAAGCGATGATTGCCCTGGAAACCGCCGTCTCCAAGCTGCCGCTGGAAAAGACTCTGATCGAACTGGTCAAACTGCGTGCCTCGCAAATCAATGGCTGCGCCTTCTGCATCGACATGCACACGGCCGACGCGATCAAGGGCGGTGAAACGCCACGTCGTCTGTTCGCAGTGACTGCCTGGCGTGAAGCGCCGTTCTTCAGCGAGCGTGAACGCGCCGCGCTGCTCTGGACCGAATCGCTGACCCAACTGAGCCTGACCCACGCCCCGGATGAAGACTACGACGTCGTCGCCGCGCAGTTCACGCCGAAAGAAATGGTCGACCTGACCGTCGCGATCAGCACCATCAACAGCTGGAACCGGCTGGCGGTAGGCTTTCGCAAAACCCCACAGATCTGA